The genomic stretch CAGCAGGAATACATCCCCATGCCCATAATCAAAACTGTTGCCGTTAAGGTGGTGGACTCCATTCCCTTTTAGGATAAAAATTATTTCAAAATAGGTGTGGTTGTGTATGGGATGCTGCCATTCGCTTGCCTCAAAGTGGTAAATGTTAAAGGGTGTATGTAATAGATAACGTTTCATGTATGCTGCATTTGCCATGAAATGTACTTATTAACAATGGATTTTTACAATAAGACTCGAATAGTTGGGACCTAATTTTACCTTTATTAATCTTTAATTCTGACTGTATGAACTTCTTTGTGATTGCATTACTATCTATTTTGACTGTTTTAGCGAGTCCTCCAAACAAAGTGGATGAGGATTGGGAGTTGCTGTTGGATAGCCAATTGACAAATTGGGAAAATTACCTCAGCTATAGACATAAACCCGGGTACAATGGAAAAGTACCAACAGATGAGAACGGAAAGGAAGTTTTGCCTATAGGGTACAACAAGGACGAGACTGGAGTATTTACCGTTTTGGAAGGGGAAGATGGACCTGTGTTGCGGGTAAGTGGAGAAATTTATGGCAGTATTTTTACCAAAAAATCATATAAAAATTATCACTTAAAACTTCAAGTTAAGTGGGGGGAAGACAAGTACGAACCTAGAAAGGATTTGCTTAAAGACTCTGGGATTTTGTATCATTCTATAGGGGAGGCCGGTGTAGAATATTGGCGTTCTTGGATGCTTTCGCAGGAATTTCAGGTGATGGAAGGCCACATGGGCGATTTCTGGTGTCAGGCCAGTTCTGCCATTGATATCCGGTCTTTTCCTTCAGAAGGGGATAAAATGAGTCCTGTAGCAGATAGCGCCCAACCTTTCCGTTCTTTTCAGGGTGGGGGGGATGTGTTCTGCCTGAGGTCAGCTAATTTTGAAACTCCCGATAATGGCTGGACTACCCTCGAACTTATCACTTTTGAAGGTAAGAGTCTGCATATCGTCAATGGGAATGTGGCCATGGTGTTGGAAAACTCCCGATATATAAATGAAGACGGTATAGAAGTTCCTCTTATAGAAGGAAAAATACAGCTTCAGAGTGAAGCCGCAGAGGTCTTTTTTAAAGACATACAAATTAGGCCTATTTTAGAATTACCAATGGACTATGCAGGTTTATTTGATGAGTAGTAGGGCTTAAGGCATTATTTCGGCTAAAATCAGGAGTAGCATTCTTCCTTGCCTCACCCAACTGATGGGGAGTAGCTTCATCGGATTACTTGTAGTAAATAGGTTCCTGCTTTTGTCTGGATTACAAATTTGATCCCTTTGATAACATCTGAGATTATTGACTTCCGAGTCCATTTTATGAATCTGGAAATCGAAGAACAACTATCAGGCTTCAAAATACAATTAACCAACTATCATTGATAGAAATTGTATTTTTTATATAATTAATTATATTTTTTATGCAAGGAAATTTTAAAAATTAAATTTTTACTTTAGAGCAATAAGTAAGTCATCGATGTAATTATTTATTTGGGGATGTCGAAAACCAATTTTTAAGAGTAGACAACAAACAAAAACTAACGGTTATGAATCTTATTTCATCTCTACTTGAAGTTGTTCTTGGACTTTTGTCTGGTCTTTTGGGAGGCCTTGGACTATAATCAAAGCTATGGATCAACGATCCCGTCTACTACTTTTGTAATACAATAAATATTGCACCAGATGGGACACAAAAGCCACTTCTAAAATGAAGTGGCTTTTTATTGTGTGCATATAGGATCAATGAACATACGGGAAGTAAGTAGGGCCTGCTGAAAAACGCAATAATAGATTAAAAGCTATCATTTTGACTGATTAGCTCATTTTTCATGCGTGCGGTTTTTCAGCAAGTGCAAGCTTCTTGACGAAAAGAGGTCTTTATCCATGCACCAAAAAATGCCAAAATCGTGATTTTCATGCTAGCCTCAGCCATACCATCTTCTACGTTGGCCTCATTCGAAGTATAAGCATACATCTTCACTCGGCCGCCTTGAATCTGGCATAGCTGAGACTTTTACAGCAAGCCCTAAGTATGGATTCCACATGGAGTATTTCTCCACATTTGCCAATTTCAAATAAAGCCTTTGAGCGCATGTATTAAATCCCGCTTGGTAATCAAGCCCCCTTTTCTCCATAGGATTTTGCCTTTTTTAAACAAAATGTAATTGGGAATGGATCGAACGGCAAATTGCTGGGCGAGCTGAGGGTTTTTATCGATGTTGATCTTTAGGAGCTTGATTTTCCCTCCTAGTTCGGCCAGGACTTCGTCGATTATGGGATCCATGGTCTGACACGGACCACACCAATCCGCATAAAAATCTACCAGAACGGCATCTTGGCTTTTAAGCATTACGTCTTTCGGGTTGCGTTTGGGCATAGTATTGAAGATAAACTGTACTAAAATTAGGAAGGGGAAACTATGAATGAAAGTCCGAATTGGATCCTGCTTCTGGAGAAGCAGGTATAACAGAGATTCTGCTCTTTGGACACTGGTTCTACACGTTTTATGGCCAATACATTTTACTGGGCTGATCAACACATGCCTTTACATTACTGATCGTGCCGTTGGCACTCTGAAAACATATCAGCCTCATTAACCCAGAATTGTATTCTGGGCATTTACAGGCCTTGCCTTTGGCAAGGAAAATCATTTTGCCGTGTTTTCTTGAGTGTTTGTGCCAAAGGCACAACAAGTAACTGCCCTGAATACAGCAAAGCGAAATTCAGGGTTGGGAAATCCGAATGAATCGGCCAAAAGTGCCAACGGCACGTTCGGTAATTTATGGCTTAATTTTGCAGATGGAGATCCTAATATCTTTGGGTAAAACTAAGAGAGCTAGGTGCCTATGTGGTCAATCAAAAGTTAATTACACGGTCAAGCTTTTTGATCACTCCCCATCTTCCAAGTCTGATTCTCTCTTCGCTATCCTCTGTGGACTTAGTGGTAAAGAAAGGAACAAAAAAAAACCGCTGGTTCAATCCTGAACCAGCGGTTTCTTTTTAATTTGTTTTTGAATTAATTACCTGCAGGAGCAGCTGGCATTTCTAGTCCTAGCTTCGCCAATACTAATTCAGTGAATTTATCTTCTTCTTTAGTGTAAAGAAGAACAGGTGACTGACCTGCGGATTCAGCAAAGATATGGGTGTAGTTGTTTTCTGCTGCCACAGCATTGATTGCATTGATTACTTTATTCTGGACAGGAGAAAGCAATTCTCCCAGCTTTCTCTGGTAGCTGACTTGGGAATCAGACCTCATTTTCTCTAATGAGGCATTAAGATCTGTTAATTCCTTCTCTTTCGCAGCTCTTGCATCTTCAGTCATGGAATTCATGGATTGTTGATAAGATTGAACCTGGCGCTGAAAATCTTCGCCTTTTAGTTGCATGGTAGTCTGCAGTTGTGTTTCATAATCCTTGATGTCAGAAGCTATCTGCTCCATTTCCGGCATCAAATCCATGATAAATTCTACGTTGGTATAACCAATCTTTACATCTTGCGCCTGAGCTGCCAAT from Algoriphagus sp. NG3 encodes the following:
- a CDS encoding DUF1080 domain-containing protein, producing the protein MNFFVIALLSILTVLASPPNKVDEDWELLLDSQLTNWENYLSYRHKPGYNGKVPTDENGKEVLPIGYNKDETGVFTVLEGEDGPVLRVSGEIYGSIFTKKSYKNYHLKLQVKWGEDKYEPRKDLLKDSGILYHSIGEAGVEYWRSWMLSQEFQVMEGHMGDFWCQASSAIDIRSFPSEGDKMSPVADSAQPFRSFQGGGDVFCLRSANFETPDNGWTTLELITFEGKSLHIVNGNVAMVLENSRYINEDGIEVPLIEGKIQLQSEAAEVFFKDIQIRPILELPMDYAGLFDE
- the trxA gene encoding thioredoxin — encoded protein: MPKRNPKDVMLKSQDAVLVDFYADWCGPCQTMDPIIDEVLAELGGKIKLLKINIDKNPQLAQQFAVRSIPNYILFKKGKILWRKGGLITKRDLIHALKGFI
- a CDS encoding OmpH family outer membrane protein; the encoded protein is MIKVKVILSAVALLCVGLAAQAQDVKIGYTNVEFIMDLMPEMEQIASDIKDYETQLQTTMQLKGEDFQRQVQSYQQSMNSMTEDARAAKEKELTDLNASLEKMRSDSQVSYQRKLGELLSPVQNKVINAINAVAAENNYTHIFAESAGQSPVLLYTKEEDKFTELVLAKLGLEMPAAPAGN